A single Cyclopterus lumpus isolate fCycLum1 chromosome 3, fCycLum1.pri, whole genome shotgun sequence DNA region contains:
- the LOC117750301 gene encoding proteasome subunit alpha type-4, with amino-acid sequence MSRRYDSRTTIFSPEGRLYQVEYAMEAIGHAGTCLGILANDGVLLAAERRNIHKLLDEVFFSEKIYKLNDDLACSVAGITSDANVLTNELRLIAQRYLLQYQEPIPCEQLVTALCDIKQAYTQFGGKRPFGVSLLYMGWDKHYGFQLYQSDPSGNYGGWKATCIGNNSAAAVSMLKQDFKEGEMKLSSALALAVKVLNKTMDVSKLSAEKVEIATLTREDGKTKIKVLKQKEVEELIKKHEAEEAKTEKEKKEKEQREKDK; translated from the exons ATG TCTCGTAGATATGATTCCCGAACAACCATATTTTCTCCAGAAG GACGCCTTTACCAGGTGGAGTATGCGATGGAGGCCATCGGTCACGCCGGAACGTGCCTGGGGATTCTGGCAAACGACGGCGTGCTGTTGGCGGCGGAGAGACGCAACATCCACAAACTGCTCGACGAGGTTTTCTTCTCCGAGAAGATCTACAAGCTCAACGA TGACTTGGCCTGCAGCGTTGCTGGAATCACATCGGATGCTAATGTGCTGACGAATGAGCTGCGGCTGATTGCACAGAG gtatTTGTTGCAGTACCAGGAGCCGATACCCTGCGAGCAGCTGGTGACAGCCCTGTGCGACATCAAACAAGCGTACACGCAGTTCGGAG GTAAGAGGCCGTTTGGTGTGTCTCTGCTCTACATGGGCTGGGACAAACACTACGGCTTCCAGTTGTACCAGAGTGACCCGAGTGGCAACTACGGAGGCTGGAAGGCAACCTGTATTGGTAACAATAGCGCT GCTGCCGTGTCCATGCTGAAGCAGGACTTCAAAGAGGGGGAGATGAAGCTGTCCTCGGCTCTGGCGTTAGCCGTCAAAGTCCTCAACAAGACGATGGACGTCAGCAAGCTGTCGGCGGAGAAAG TGGAAATCGCCACTCTGACGCGAGAAGACGGGAAAACCAAAATCAAAGTGCTGAAGCAGAAGGAAGTCGAGGAGCTCATCAAGAAGCACGAGGCGGAGGAGGCCAAGAccgagaaggagaagaaggagaaggagcagagggagaaggACAAATGA